The sequence below is a genomic window from Rudanella lutea DSM 19387.
ACCATCGGGGCGTCGGTATCGCGGACCGAACACGGACTGCCCGACAGGATGATTCCTTTAACGTCGGGCGTGATGGCTGGAATGTTGTTGTAAGGATGGATTTCGCAATAGACATTCAGTTCGCGAACCCGTCGGGCGATGAGTTGGGTGTATTGCGAACCGAAATCCAGAATAAGAATTTGCTCGGTGGCCATGCTTCGGTTTCTAAGGTGCAAAAATAGAGCCTTTTAGAAGAAAAATCACAGCCTATGCTACAAAAGCGGCAGAAGAATGGTTATTGAAGGAATAATCAGGCTACTCAACCGCTTGCGGAAATAAATCAAAATAGGCGAATGGCTGCCCCAAAACAACCAGCTTCAACCCCCGATGTCGTGCTGATCGGGGCGGGTATCATGAGTGCAACGCTCGGTGTGTTGCTCAAGGAGTTGCAACCGAGTATAACCATTGAAATTTACGAACGTCTGGACCGGGCGGCCGCCGAAAGCTCCGATGCCTGGAACAATGCGGGCACCGGGCACTCGGCCTTCTGCGAACTCAACTACACGCCCGAACGCGAAGACGGCACGGTTGAAACAAGTAAGGCGGTAAAGATTGCCGAGTCGTTTGAGGTGTCGAAACAGTTCTGGGCGTACCTGGTCGAACAGGGATTTCTGGAAGATGCCCCCGATTTCATCCGTAGTATTCCGCACATGAGTTTCGTGTGGGGGAAAGACAATGTCGATTATCTGCGTCGGCGATTCGAGGCCTTGCAGCAGTGTCATTTGTTTCATGGTATGGCTTACAGCGAAGATCCCAAAACCATTGCCAACTGGATTCCGCTTGTGATGGAAGGCCGTGACCCGGCCGAACCCGTAGCCGCGACCCGCATGGATATGGGGACCGATGTGAACTTTGGTGCGCTCACCCGCAACATGTTCAAACGGCTCATGCAGCTCGACGGCGTTACCATGCATTTCAACCATGATGTGCGGGAGTTGTGGCGATCCAAAACAATGGGTGGCTGGAAAGTGCGGGTTGAGAATCTCGAAACCGGCCGGGAGCGCGATGTACAGGCTAAGTTTGTATTTATCGGGGCCGGGGGCGGTTCGTTACGGCTTCTCGAAAAATCAGATATTCCGGAGGGGCGCGGCTACGGCGGCTTCCCCGTAAGCGGGCAGTGGCTTAAGTGCACCAATCGCGCCATTATCGAACAGCACGAGGCCAAGGTGTATGGTAAAGCGTCGGTGGGAGCTCCGCCTATGTCGGTGCCGCACCTCGATACCCGCCTGATTGACGGAAAGCGGGAGTTGCTGTTTGGGCCCTACGCTGGCTTCTCGACCAAGTTTCTGAAAAATGGCTCGTACCTGGATTTACCCAAGTCGATTCAAATGGCCAATCTGGCTCCAATGCTCATGGCGGGCTTGCACAATATTCCGTTGACCCGCTACCTGATTCAGCAGGTTATGCAATCGCCCGAAGATCGGCTCTTTGCGCTACGCGAGTATTTTCCGAATGCCCAAATGGAGGACTGGGAACTTGAAGTAGCCGGGCAGCGGGTGCAGGTCATCAAAAAAGACGAAGAAGAAGGGGGCGTGCTGGAGTTCGGAACGGAGATTGTGAGCGCGGCCGACGGCTCGATTGCCGCTTTGCTTGGTGCATCGCCGGGAGCCTCTACCGCCGTCTCGATTATGCTCGACCTGCTCAACCGCTGCTTCCCCGACCGAATTATCCGGGAGGATAACCAGCAAAAAATCAAAGAAATGATACCGAGCTACGGTCGTTCGCTCGCTAAAGACCCCGAACTAACCCGTCAGATCCGCGAACGCACTGGCGAAGTGTTGGGGTTGGAAGAATAGGGAGAAAAGGAGGAAAGGAGAAGGGAGTCAGACTGCTTTCCTCCTTTCCTCCCTTCCTCCTTATTTATACAACAAATACCCCTTTCGTTTGGCTTTATACTGACTTAAGGCGGGCTCCCAGCTTTTGCGGATAGCCGACTCTTTGACACCCGCTATCAGTTGTTTGCGCAATTGATCGGAGCCGTACAGCTTATCAATAAAGTTGCCCTTAAGAAAGAACTTGTCTTTTTCGGGGGCCTTTTCGTAGAAGTCGATCACGTACTTGAGCGTGAACCCCTGCTTACGGGCGTTTACCTGGGTCAGGTCGAGGCCGTAGCAAAGCTGTCCTTCGTTGGGCGGATTCACGGCACCGGGCTTATCGGTAGGAGTAAACTGAAACCGACCGTTTTTAGGGTTTGGTGAGCCAATTACCTGAAACTGCTTGTCGGTGCCCCGCCCAACGCTGACCACGGTTCCTTCGAAAAAGCAAATGGACGGGTACAGTAGAATCGACTGGAGATTGGGCAGATTGGGTGAGGGGGCAATAGGTAACTCGTACGGCGTAGCATGGGTGTAATTTTTAACCGGAATCACGGTGAGGCTCACCTGACGTCCTCCCGCCAGCCATTTTTCGCCATTGATCATACCCGCAAGCTCGCCTACGGTCAGGCCATGTACCACCGGAATGGGGTGCATTCCGACAAACGATTTAAACGCCGGGTCGAGCACGGGGCCATCAACGAGGTGCCCATTGGGGTTGGGGCGGTCGAGTACGATAAACGGCTTACCGGCTTCGGCGGCCGCTTCCATGGCGTAGTGCATGGTGCTGATGTAGGTATAAAACCGCGCACCTACATCCTGAATGTCAAACAGAAGTACGTCGAGTGAGTCGAGCTGCGCGGGGGTAGGCTTGTAGTTTTTGCCGTAGAGCGATACAATGCTGATACCCGTTTTGGCGTCGCGGCTGTTATCTACTTTTTCGCCCGCGCTGGCCTGTCCCCGGAAGCCGTGTTCAGGGGCAAATATCGTTTTGATGGTAAGGCCAAGTGCCTGTAGGCTATCCACGAGGTGGGTGTAGCCGCCGGCCCGTTTGATGACCGACGTGTGGTTGACCACCATACCTACCCGTTTTCCCTTGAGCGACGGTACGTACAGGTTGGTTTGGTCGGCACCCGTCTGAATCTGGGCAAAGGTTGAGCCTGCGAAACAGATGCAGGCCAGCAAGAGTAGGGATAAAAAACGCATAACGAAGTAAATAACGTGGCTTGGCTGGGATATACGCACGCAGCCGGGGCGCAAATATCGGGTGCAAATAGGCGGACACACAAATAACGGTAACTGCCCCTGAGAATTACCCATGCGGTAGCTTTGCGGTTGATTACGGTTTCAAGCCGGTCAGAAAGCCATCATAAGCCGCTTTTTTCTTGAAGTCTTTGTCGAAAGGCAGTGGGAAGTCGTTGCATTGGCAAAAGCTCGGAATCCAGCTATCGGCATCGCTCACGTTCCAGGTGGTTATGCCGTGTTGTTGTGCCGGTGGTACAATCGTCCGGTAGGCTGTGGCAATGGCCTGGTACTTAGCTTTCTGGCGTTGCCAAAGGGCGTCGGTCGGGGAAAAGTTGGCGGTTTTGGCCTGATTCACCCGGACGTCGAGTTCGGAGATATGGACCAGCAGGCCCGTAGCGGCCGTTTGCCGGATCGCGTTCTCGATCTGAGCGTCGGGATGGTCGATGTTCGTATGCATTTGCAGGCCCACGCCATCAATCGGAATGTTGCGTTTGCGGAAATCGGCTACCATTGCCAGTACGGCTGCCAGCTTTTTGGTACTGTACTCCTGCCCATACTCGTTATAAAACAGTTTCACGGCGGGATCGGCCTGCCGGGCGTACACAAAACTGCGGGCAATGTAGCCGGGGCCGAGGTTCTGAAGCCAAAGCGTGGGCCGCAGGGTACCATCGTCCAGAAAGGCTTCATTGACCACATCCCAGGCCGCAATTTTGCCTTTGTACTGTTTCACTACCGTCGTGATATGGTCACGCAACAGGTTTTCCCAGGCCAGCGAATCGCCTTTGAATTGAGTGACCCAATCGGGTACCGACTGATGCCACACAAGCGCGTGGCCGTGCATTCGTTTACCAGTCTGATTGGCAAAATCGACAATCGTGTTTCCTCCGCTCCAGTCGTACCGGTCCTTTTCGGGATGCACCTGCCGCATTTTTAGGTGGTTTTCAGACGTGATACTGCTAAACTCCGTTTCGAGCGTTTGGCGATAAAGGGGTTTGCCCGTCAGCAGACTGGGGTTGATAGCCGCACCAACCGGAAACGAGGCCACCGAGCGTAATGTGGGTGTGGCTGGCGTGGGGTCGGGGCTTGTACCGGGCTGGGCCGAGGGTTGTTGGCACCCAGTAATCAGCAGAAAAGAAAACAGGAGCAGGTTGCGTGTCATGCCCCTAAAAGCGATTTGCGTGTAAAACCTATTGGCGAGAGCTCGCGGCAAATCCGTTACTTTTATGCCGCCAACAACCGAACCGGCTCCGAACGGGTTATTCGGATAGCGGTTGGTATGGGTTGGAAGCCGTTTATCGTTACTCTCTATTTTACCCTTGAACGTTCCGTTTTTTTTGGCCCGTCGTATTCGGCAGGCTCCGATCGAAAGTTTTTCGGCCACCGTCACCAAAGTGGGTATTGCCAGTATCGCTGTTGGGCTGGCCGTCATGATTGTGGCCTTTGCCGTGCTGTTTGGCTTCAAGCAGACCATTCAGGAGAAGATCTTTCTGTTTGGAGCCCACCTTCAGGTGAGTAAGTTTACGGCTAATCAGTCGTACGAAGAGGCCCCTATTTCGACAAATACCCGGTTTTTTCGGGAGGTGCAGTCAAACCCAGGCATAGCGCATGTGCAGGCCGTTGCACTCAAGGCGGGGATTCTCAAAACCCCCGACGAACTGGCGGGTGTTGTGCTAAAAGGGGTAGGCACCGATTACAACTGGCAGCTCATCGAGCAGTCGCTGGTGGCGGGGCGAGTGCCTGCCATCGGTACCGATTCGGCGCGGGTTGCAACCGGACGGGCCGACACAACGGCTGGCTACTCGACCGAGATTTTGCTCAGTCAGTTTCTGGCCGATCAGCTCAAACTGAAAGTGGGCGAATCGGTTATCACCTATTTTCTGGGAGGCAGTCAGCCCCGCCCGCGTAAACTCACGGTGGTGGGTATTTATATGACCGGGCTCGAAGAATTCGATAAGCAGATTGTGCTGGGCGACCTCCGGCTTATTCAGCGGCTCAACAACTGGACGCCCGATATGGTCGGCAGTTTCGAGCTGTTTGTCCGCGACTTCGACCGGCTCGATGCTACCTTCCGGACCGTGTTCGATCAGATTCCGCCCGATTTCCGGCTCTTCAAGGTCACCGATCAGTACGGCCCTCTGTTCGACTGGATGGTGCTGCTCGACCGGAACACACTCGTGTTTCTGATTCTAATCCTGTTTGTGGCCAGTTTCAATATGGTGTCGGTTCTGCTCGTACTGATGATGGAGCGCACCCCCATGATTGGGCTCCTCAAGGCGCTGGGTAGTCAGAATACCTTGCTTCGGCGC
It includes:
- a CDS encoding malate:quinone oxidoreductase yields the protein MAAPKQPASTPDVVLIGAGIMSATLGVLLKELQPSITIEIYERLDRAAAESSDAWNNAGTGHSAFCELNYTPEREDGTVETSKAVKIAESFEVSKQFWAYLVEQGFLEDAPDFIRSIPHMSFVWGKDNVDYLRRRFEALQQCHLFHGMAYSEDPKTIANWIPLVMEGRDPAEPVAATRMDMGTDVNFGALTRNMFKRLMQLDGVTMHFNHDVRELWRSKTMGGWKVRVENLETGRERDVQAKFVFIGAGGGSLRLLEKSDIPEGRGYGGFPVSGQWLKCTNRAIIEQHEAKVYGKASVGAPPMSVPHLDTRLIDGKRELLFGPYAGFSTKFLKNGSYLDLPKSIQMANLAPMLMAGLHNIPLTRYLIQQVMQSPEDRLFALREYFPNAQMEDWELEVAGQRVQVIKKDEEEGGVLEFGTEIVSAADGSIAALLGASPGASTAVSIMLDLLNRCFPDRIIREDNQQKIKEMIPSYGRSLAKDPELTRQIRERTGEVLGLEE
- a CDS encoding exo-beta-N-acetylmuramidase NamZ family protein; protein product: MRFLSLLLLACICFAGSTFAQIQTGADQTNLYVPSLKGKRVGMVVNHTSVIKRAGGYTHLVDSLQALGLTIKTIFAPEHGFRGQASAGEKVDNSRDAKTGISIVSLYGKNYKPTPAQLDSLDVLLFDIQDVGARFYTYISTMHYAMEAAAEAGKPFIVLDRPNPNGHLVDGPVLDPAFKSFVGMHPIPVVHGLTVGELAGMINGEKWLAGGRQVSLTVIPVKNYTHATPYELPIAPSPNLPNLQSILLYPSICFFEGTVVSVGRGTDKQFQVIGSPNPKNGRFQFTPTDKPGAVNPPNEGQLCYGLDLTQVNARKQGFTLKYVIDFYEKAPEKDKFFLKGNFIDKLYGSDQLRKQLIAGVKESAIRKSWEPALSQYKAKRKGYLLYK
- a CDS encoding endo-1,4-beta-xylanase, with the translated sequence MTRNLLLFSFLLITGCQQPSAQPGTSPDPTPATPTLRSVASFPVGAAINPSLLTGKPLYRQTLETEFSSITSENHLKMRQVHPEKDRYDWSGGNTIVDFANQTGKRMHGHALVWHQSVPDWVTQFKGDSLAWENLLRDHITTVVKQYKGKIAAWDVVNEAFLDDGTLRPTLWLQNLGPGYIARSFVYARQADPAVKLFYNEYGQEYSTKKLAAVLAMVADFRKRNIPIDGVGLQMHTNIDHPDAQIENAIRQTAATGLLVHISELDVRVNQAKTANFSPTDALWQRQKAKYQAIATAYRTIVPPAQQHGITTWNVSDADSWIPSFCQCNDFPLPFDKDFKKKAAYDGFLTGLKP
- a CDS encoding ABC transporter permease, producing MNVPFFLARRIRQAPIESFSATVTKVGIASIAVGLAVMIVAFAVLFGFKQTIQEKIFLFGAHLQVSKFTANQSYEEAPISTNTRFFREVQSNPGIAHVQAVALKAGILKTPDELAGVVLKGVGTDYNWQLIEQSLVAGRVPAIGTDSARVATGRADTTAGYSTEILLSQFLADQLKLKVGESVITYFLGGSQPRPRKLTVVGIYMTGLEEFDKQIVLGDLRLIQRLNNWTPDMVGSFELFVRDFDRLDATFRTVFDQIPPDFRLFKVTDQYGPLFDWMVLLDRNTLVFLILILFVASFNMVSVLLVLMMERTPMIGLLKALGSQNTLLRRMFLYVGLNMVGWGLLIGNAVGLGFCFVQDYFKLIPLDPKNYFMSFVPIQWDWGVIGLLNAATLVLIAAVLWIPTLVINRIEPVRALVFKK